The window CATCGGCGCCTGGCCCACCGGAGTTTCGGCGCTGCTGACGATCTTTGTTGCGCTGCTGGCCTGGCGCAAACGCGGCGATGTCATGGTCAGCAGGACGGACTGGGCCTTTCTGCTGGCATCACTCTCTTCCCTGCCGCTGTGGTACCTCGCGGAGGATCCGCTGTCGGCAGTCATCATGCTGACCACGGTCGACGTGCTCGGTTTCGGCCCCACGCTCCGCAAGGCCTACCACCAGCCGCAGTCGGAACCGGCCGTTTTTTACGCGCTGGTGGCCATGCGCAACCTCACGGCCATCCTGGCGCTGGAGCACCACTCCCTGACCACCGTGCTGTTTCCGGCGGTGTTGGGGTGGGTGTGCCTGGTCATTCTCGGTCTGCTGCTCTGGCGGCGCGCCGCGCTCGCGCCCGCCCAAGCCAAAGAGTTTCGATGAACGTGCTCACCACAGGAGAGACGAAGATGCTTGCCGAACCCGCACCGCAACCCTGCCCTTCGTTCGAACAGGCTGTCTGCTGGATGAACGGCCGCCTGATGCCCGCCGCCGAGGCGACCGTGTCGGTGTTCGACCACGGGCTGCTCTATGGCGATGGCGTCTTCGAGGGCATCCGTTTCTACCATCGCCGGGCCTTTCGGCTTCAGGCGCATCTGGCGCGCCTCATGCTGTCGGCGCGGGCACTGGCGCTGAGCCTGCCCTGGGATCAGGCAGCGCTGACCCGCGCGGTGGCAGAGACCCTGGCCGCCGCGCCCGACGATGCCTGCTATCTGCGCCTGGTGGTGACGCGCGGGGTGGGCGCGCTGGGGATCGACCCGCGCAGTTGCCGGCAGCCCAATCTCTTCATCATTGCCGATCGGCTCGACGCGATGGCCGAGGCGCGCCGGCGCGGCGCGCGGCTGATCATCGCGGCGACCCGACGGTTGGGCGCCGACGGGCTCGATCCGCGCATCAAGAGCCTGAACTATCTGAACCCGATTCTGGCGCGGCTGGAGGCGAACCGCGCCGGCGCCGACGAGGCCGTGATGCTCAATGCCGCCGGACGGGTCACCGAGGGCAGCGCCGACAATCTGTTCATCGTGCAGGGCGGCCGCCTGCTGACACCGCCGGCGAGCGACGGCGCGCTGGCCGGCGTCACCCGCGCGGTGGTACTGGAGCTGGCGGCAGCGCTCGGCATCGCGGCGTGCGAGCAGCCGCTGGCGCCGTATGACCTCTACACCGCGGACGAGTGCTTTCTCACCGGCACCGCTGCCGAACTGGTGCCGGTGGCCGACATTGACGGCCGGTCGCTCAGCCATTGCCCGGGGCCGCTGTTCAGCCGGCTCGATCAGGCCTTTGGCGCGCTGATCGAGCGCGAATGCCGTAACAAGCCACCAGCAGTCACAGGAGAAGCCGAGTGATCGACGCTACCTTTGCCCAACGCTTCGCCGCCGACTGGATCGCTGCCTGGAACCGTCACGATCTCGATGCCATCCTCGCCCACTACGCGGATGACTTCGAGATGGTCTCACCACTGATCCCGCAACTGGCCGGCGAGCCCTCCGGACGACTGCGCGGCAAGACCCGCGTCGGCGCCTACTGGGCGCGCGCCCTGACGCCGCCGGCGCTCACGCTGTCGCCGCGCCTGCGCTTCGAGCTGATCGGGATCCTCACCGGCGTCGACAGCGTCGCGCTGCACTACCGCAGCCAGCGCGGCCCGGCCGTGGAGGTGTTGCAGTTCGGCCCGGACGGCAAGGTCGTTCGCGCCGCCGCCCACTACGTGCCGCGCGCCCAGGAGGAACCATGAGCAACGACAAACCGCCCGTGGCGCTGCGCGCTGCCGACTGCCCACCCCGCACGCGGCCGTCGAACTACCCACCCGCCATCCGCAACTGGCTCGATGGGAAGCTCGCGGGCCGGGAGAAGCGTCCGCTCGGCGATCCGTTTGGCCTCACCCACTTCGGCGTCAACCTGACGCGGCTGGCACCGGGCGCGATCTCGGCGCTGCGCCACGCCCACACGCTGCAGGACGAGTTCATCTATGTGCTGGAGGGCACGCCGACGCTGGTCACCGATGCCGGCGAAACGCTGCTCGCGCCGGGCATGTGCGCCGGCTTTCGCGCCGGGAGCGGGGATGCGCACCAGCTCGTGAATCGCAGCGACGCGGACGTGGTCTATCTGGAAATCGGCGACCGCATGCCCGGCGACAGCGCCGCCTATCCGGACGATGATCTGGCCGCCGAGTTGACCGATGGCCAGTGGCGCTTCACACACAAGGACGGCACGGCGTACTGAAGTGGCGCAAGCTCAGCAATGCAGGGTGGACAAAGCGCAGCGTGCCCACACGGAACGATGATGCATCTCAGGCGTTTTGGGGCGGCGAGTCGTTGAAGTCGCGTGGGCACGGCCTGGTGGCCTTTGCCCACCCTACGGCGCGCTGATATTTTTCCGCACATCCCCAAGCTGTGGGGCTGTCAATCACCGGCTCGGTTTCCTATAGTTCCGCACAGGCCACGGCATCCCGGCCAGCTCGGATGGCCGCAGAACTCCAAGCCGACCCAGAAAAAGGCGCTGGCCTTGCAAACCCCCGAACAACTCGCCCGCCAGACCATCGACGCACTGCTCGCCGCGGCCGGCTGGGTGCTGCAGGACCGGGGCCAGTTCGACCGCAATGCCGCGCTCGGTGTAGCGGTGCGCGAATTCCCGCTGCCGGCCGGGCCGTGCGACTACCTGCTGTTCGTCGCCGGCAAGGCTGCGGGCGTCATCGAGGCCAAGAAGACCGGCGTCACCCTGAGCGGCGTCGCCGAGCAGTCCGAGAAATACATGCTGCGCCTGCCGGAGCACCTGGCCCGCTGGGATGACCTGCTCGTCTACGACTACGAGAGCACCGGCGCCGAGACCTTCTTCTGCAACCGACGCGATCCCAAGCCGCGCTCGCGCCGGCTGTTCGCGTTTCACCGGCCGGAGACGCTGCACGACTGGCTGCGCCAGCCCGACACGCTGCGCGCCCGGCTGCGGCAGATGCCGCCGCTCGACCCGCGCGGCCTGCGCGACTGCCAGATCGACGCCATCGCCGGGCTCGAAAAATCGCTGGCCGAGGACCGCCCCCGCGCGCTGATCCAGCTCGCCACCGGCGCCGGCAAGACCTTCACCGCCTGCTCGTTCTCCTGGCGGCTGATTCGCGCGGCGGGAGCAAAGCGCATCCTGTTTCTGGTGGACCGCAACAACCTCGGCGACCAGACCCTCAAGGAGTTCCAGAACTTCCACCCGCCCGGCGCCGCCAACCGCTTCACCGACACCTACATCGTCCAGCACCTGCACGGCCCGCGCATCGACCCGGATGCCAAGGTGGTCATCACCACCATCCAGCGCCTGTACTCCCTGCTGCGCGGCAAGGAGCTGGCCGAGGAGGACGAGGAGCGCTCCGGCTTCGAGCAGTGGCAGGGCGAGGAGGGCGAGCCGCTGCCGCTCGCCTACAACCCTGCCGTCCCCATCGAGACCTTCGATTTCATCGTCACCGACGAATGCCACCGCTCCATCTACGGCCTGTGGCGCCAGGTGCTGGAGTACTTCGACGCCAGCATCATCGGCCTCACCGCCACGCCGTCCAAGCACACGCTCGGCTTCTTCAACCAGAACCTGGTGGCCGAATACCCCTACGAGCGCTCGGTGGCCGACGGCGTCAACGTCGGCTACGAGGTCTACCGCATCCGCACCCGCGTCACCGAGCAGGGCGGCACCGTGGAGAGCGACGCCGGCTTTCAGGTGCCGGTGCGCGACAAGCGCACCCGCCGCGTGCGCTACGAAAACCTGGATGCGGACCTGGCCTACACCGCCCAGGAGCTCGACCGCTCCGTGGTCAACCCCAACCAGATCCGCACCGTGCTGCAAACCTTCCGCGACCGCGTGTTCACCGAGCTGTTCCCGGACCGCAGCGGCGACTGGCTGCCCAAGACCTTGATCTTCGCCAAGGACGACAACCACGCCGAGGAGATCGTCCACGCCGTGCGCGAGGTGTTCGGCGAGGGCAACGACTTCGCCAAGAAGATCACCTACCGCGTCGGCAGCGAAGACCCCAAGACGCTGATCAAGGCCTTCCGCGTCGATCCCTTCCCGCGCGTCGCCGTCACCGTGGACATGATCGCCACCGGCACCGACATCAAGCCGGTGGAGGTGCTCATCTTCATGCGCGACGTGAAATCCGAGGGCTACTACGAGCAGATGAAGGGCCGCGGCGTGCGCACCATCCCGGATGCCGACCTGCGCGCCGTCACGCCGGACGCCCGCACCAAGACCCGCTTCATCCTCATCGACGC of the Pseudomonadales bacterium genome contains:
- a CDS encoding nuclear transport factor 2 family protein, which gives rise to MIDATFAQRFAADWIAAWNRHDLDAILAHYADDFEMVSPLIPQLAGEPSGRLRGKTRVGAYWARALTPPALTLSPRLRFELIGILTGVDSVALHYRSQRGPAVEVLQFGPDGKVVRAAAHYVPRAQEEP
- the ilvE gene encoding branched-chain-amino-acid transaminase, producing MNGRLMPAAEATVSVFDHGLLYGDGVFEGIRFYHRRAFRLQAHLARLMLSARALALSLPWDQAALTRAVAETLAAAPDDACYLRLVVTRGVGALGIDPRSCRQPNLFIIADRLDAMAEARRRGARLIIAATRRLGADGLDPRIKSLNYLNPILARLEANRAGADEAVMLNAAGRVTEGSADNLFIVQGGRLLTPPASDGALAGVTRAVVLELAAALGIAACEQPLAPYDLYTADECFLTGTAAELVPVADIDGRSLSHCPGPLFSRLDQAFGALIERECRNKPPAVTGEAE
- a CDS encoding cupin domain-containing protein: MSNDKPPVALRAADCPPRTRPSNYPPAIRNWLDGKLAGREKRPLGDPFGLTHFGVNLTRLAPGAISALRHAHTLQDEFIYVLEGTPTLVTDAGETLLAPGMCAGFRAGSGDAHQLVNRSDADVVYLEIGDRMPGDSAAYPDDDLAAELTDGQWRFTHKDGTAY